CATTAATTTAGCACCCGCATAAAATCGAATGCCCTCTTCAATTACAAGTCGATTAGTTCGAAAACGGTCATCTATAAGTGTGTCCTCCACAACCATGGTCTCTCTCGTTGCCACGACATACTGGCAAAAGGCAACTTCCCTTCCCGTCTCTCTAAAATCAACCCCTACACATGACTTAAACCACTGCCTATCCTCTGTAACCAACGACACGAGGCAGATCGGCACCTGAAAAATATCAGCAACTAAGCGCGTTATCTGGTCAAAAGATTCCTCTGCCTCCGTATCAACAAGCTGTAAGGAGTGAAGCTCTTGAAGCCTCTCTTGTTCGTCTTCTTCTGAAAACATTATAATCCCTTGGTTCCTGATACTTTTTTTCATACCTTACTCCTTCACTCACTCTTAAAATGCATTTACTAGTTTTGTATGATAAATGTTAAATTCGATATTCTGCTCTTGCTACACTTTAATTTTTATATAAACTACTCCAGCTTACGGGTACAATCTACACGAGCAATACCAATTAAGTGGTGTCTCACCGTTGCTTTCATTCTGCTAGAGTCTACGTATATTTCATCGGCTAAACTGGCAGATTGTTCAGATTTTCAGTTAAACAATTTCTTTAATCCTTGCCTCTTTCTACATCACGATTGAGAAGATGGTCCAAATTTTCCTAATCGGAAGTCTTGAAAGGCTTCATGAATCTCCTCTTCTGTATTCATAACAAAAGGTCCGCGTGCGATAACCGGTTCCTTGATTGGCTTCCCTGTATAAATCAACACTCGAGATCGTTCTTTCGCCTTCACTTCTAGAACATCGGTTTCTTGATCGGTTGCATTTTCATCATGAGCAAGTAACCCGACCTCTGATTTCGTAAGCGACACATCCATTCCAAATGTCATCTCCCCTTGAAGCATGTACACATGTCCATTGTGTTTTTTCGGAAGCTCCAAACAATACGTCTCACCTTCGGCTAAATAAAGCTCAAACATATTAATCGGAACGCGGGAGTTCATAGGTCCTGTCGTTTGTTCAGTGGTTCCTGAGTAGATACGAATGTAGCCACCTTCTATTTCTACCTTTGGTGCATCTTCTACAAGTACATTTTGATAAAATGGGTCTGATTGCTTTAAATCTCTAGGCAAGTTGAGCCATAGTTGAAGCGTGTGTATTAAATCATTGTCTACAGCCTCTTCCGCATGTCGCGCTCCACTACCAGCATTCATGTACTGCACATCACCAGCATGTAAAACAGAATGTCCCCCTTGATTATCTGTATGTTCCAGTCGTCCATCAATTACATACGTAATCGTTTGAAACCCCCTATGAGGATGATCTGAGAATGTTCCTCTCTTAAACCAGTCATCTGCCATTAATACAAATGGATCGTACTCACTCATCCGTTCAGGAGGCAAGACCCACCCTTGTTGAACATGGGGATAGCCATTATTGTTATACTTCACTTTCCAATGATCACGAATCATGCGTTTTGATTGCTTCGTCATACAAACACCTCCGAAATTTTTTTCCTTTCGTTTAGCATACATACGTTTGATATGAAAATATACTAATTAGCTTAGGGGCACACTGTTGCCGTTCTTTAATTTGGAGAAAGGAAAAAGCATAAATAGCTGTTAAGCCATTTATGCTTGTACTGACATGCGAGTCTCGCTTTTCAATATTTCTGCTTTTAGGTCGGTTAATTGAAGCGTCTCCGCAGTTGAAGCATGGATTTTTTTGATGAGCTCTGGGTTATCCATTAACGATAGACCATAGGAAGGAATCATTTCCTTAAGTTTCGGTTCCCACTCTTCGATCCGTTGCGGAAAACCATTTTTCAACACCTCTATCATGACATGAACAGCTGTAGAAGCACCCGGAGATGCACCAAGTAATGCTGCGATCGACCCATCAGCAGAACTAACAACTTCTGTACCAAGTTGAAGAGTTCCTTTGCCTCCCTCATCCGTATCTTTGATCACTTGTACACGCTGGCCTGCTATAACCAGATCCCAATCCTCACTTTTGGCATTCGGGATAAAATCACGTAAAGCATCCATACGTTGTTCCTTTGATAACATCACTTGCTCGATCAAATATTTTGTTAATGGAATTTCTTTGACACCTGCTGCTAACATCGTGACTACGTTGCTCGGCTTGACCGAAGTTAACAAATCCAATATCGAACCATGTTTTAGGAACTTTGGTGAGAAGCCAGCAAACGGTCCAAACAACATTGATTTCTTGTCATCGATATATCTAGTGTCCAGATGTGGAACAGACATTGGTGGAGCTCCCACAGGGGCTTTACCATATACTTTGGCATGATGCTGCTCGATCACTTCTGGATTGTTACATACTAAGAATTGTCCGCTTACCGGGAAACCACCAATTCCTTTGCCTTCAGGAATACCAGATTTCTGTAATAAATGCAGACTTCCTCCACCGCCTCCGATAAAGACGAATTTTGCGGTATGGCGTTCGACTTCATTGTTATAGAGGTTTCGCACTTTCAATTCCCATATGCCATCTTTAGTTCGCTTAATATTGTCGACACTATGTTTATAATGTATATTTACATTTTCGTTCTCTAAATGTTCCAACAGCATACGCGTTAACGCACCAAAGTTAACATCTGTTCCAGTGTCGATCTTTGTTGCTGCGATCGGCTCATTTGTCGTGCGGCCTGTCATAATTAGTGGAAGCCATTGCTTCAAAATATTAGGGTCATCTGAATATTCCATGCCCTGAAACAACGGGTTATTTGAAAGCGCTTTATAACGATTGTTTAAAAAAGCTACATTCTTTTCGCCTTGGACTAAACTCATGTGAGGCAAAGGTTTAATAAAGTCCTCTGGCTTCTCAATTAGCTTGTTATTTACAAGATACGACCAAAATTGCATTGAGACTTGAAATTGTTCATTGATTTTAATAGCTTTACTAATATCTACCGTTCCGTCCGCTTTTTCGTTTGTGTAGTTCAGCTCACAAAGTGCCGCATGTCCAGTACCAGCATTATTCCACACGTTAGAACTTTCTTCGCCCGCTTCTTCTAGCTTCTCAAACACTTCAATGTTCAATTCCGGTGCTAACTCTTTCAGTAATGAACCCAAAGTCGCGCTCATGACTCCAGCACCAATTAAGATAACGTCTGTTTCATTCTGAATGTCGCTCATTATAACCTTCCTCATCGCTTAAGATTTGCAGAAAGGATGTAGGCGCCACCTCGGAATACATCTTTTCTGTCTCATTTTATAACCATATTATAGTCTACTATTTATTTAGGTTAAATAATTACCATTTATCTGATAATTATAAACTACTTAAAGATAGAATAAAAGAGAAATCTCCATTCCAAAACCCTTAGAAACTAAAGCCTTAACTCAGCATATCAAAGAATCAAGGCTTTCGTTCGTTCAAACCTATATTTCCAGCACGGACCTAGCCCATTACGTAAGGATAATCATTGATAAATCACATGATTATCTTTCTTTATTAGTGTTAAACCAATTAAAAAGGAGATGCCTCCCCAATAGAGCAATTATACTAATAGTATAGCATAGGAAAAGGAGAATAATATCCATAAAAGTTGCATAAAACCTTTCTTCCTTGACCATTACTAGTAGTATAATAGATTTGTTTATCTACTGAGAGGGGCCTCTTAGAATGAAAGCCTTCTATTATTATTCGAAATGGCAAGATTGACCGCGAGCAACTTAAACAAAATCGAATGAATATTAATCAATTGCTTAGCTCCTTAAGACAGAGTGAAACGTTTTCCCTCCGTGAAGTAGCCTATGCTATTTTAGAGACAAATGGCTCGATTAGCATCTTAAAAAAGAATAAGTACCAAAAGGTTACCCTCGAGGATTTACATCTACCACCAAGTCCGACTTACTTTTGTAGGACACTTATTACTGATGGCGAAGTGATAGAAGATAATCTTAACGAGCTAGGTTCTAATAGAGACTCGCTTACTCAGCAAATTATTGCACATGGATTTACCCGAACAGAGGACGTCCTCTATGCAGACTGGCTGAATGATGATGGGATCTATTTTGTTCCTTATCAAAGTAAGGAAGCTTAAGGATCGAGACAGCTTCCTCGATCCTTAAGTCACCGAATTTATTGTTCGAATGCCTTTATCAATTGAGCGAGCTTCATAACTCCCTCCACGATTTCTTCTTTAGAGGCATAACTAAACGACAATCTTAAGAATGACGCCCCTTCTTGCTCCTGTAAGCAGAAATACTTTCCAGGTACATACGATACTCCCTCATCAAGAGCCTGAGTTAATAATGTTGACGTATCGACACCTGCTACCATTACCCAAACAAAGTATCCCCCTCTTGGTCTATACCATGAAACCGTGTCTGGCATATGTTGTTCTAGCGCTGAAACAAGTACCGCGCACTTTGCTTCATAAGCAGTTCGTAAAGTATTTAGACGTTCGCTTAGATTTGTTTCTTCCAAATAAGTAGCCATTGTTGCTTGTGAAAACGGGTGATCTAAATCTTTTTTAAACCATTGTAAGGCCGTGATAAACTCTTTTGCTGCCACGACCCAACCTATTCTCAATCCAGGAGCAACGAGTTTAGATAACGAACCTACATGTAGGACACGATTGGTGGAATCGATTGCTTTGAGCGTAACTTCTGGTTGACC
Above is a genomic segment from Bacillus sp. FJAT-45037 containing:
- a CDS encoding pirin family protein, giving the protein MTKQSKRMIRDHWKVKYNNNGYPHVQQGWVLPPERMSEYDPFVLMADDWFKRGTFSDHPHRGFQTITYVIDGRLEHTDNQGGHSVLHAGDVQYMNAGSGARHAEEAVDNDLIHTLQLWLNLPRDLKQSDPFYQNVLVEDAPKVEIEGGYIRIYSGTTEQTTGPMNSRVPINMFELYLAEGETYCLELPKKHNGHVYMLQGEMTFGMDVSLTKSEVGLLAHDENATDQETDVLEVKAKERSRVLIYTGKPIKEPVIARGPFVMNTEEEIHEAFQDFRLGKFGPSSQS
- a CDS encoding malate:quinone oxidoreductase, giving the protein MSDIQNETDVILIGAGVMSATLGSLLKELAPELNIEVFEKLEEAGEESSNVWNNAGTGHAALCELNYTNEKADGTVDISKAIKINEQFQVSMQFWSYLVNNKLIEKPEDFIKPLPHMSLVQGEKNVAFLNNRYKALSNNPLFQGMEYSDDPNILKQWLPLIMTGRTTNEPIAATKIDTGTDVNFGALTRMLLEHLENENVNIHYKHSVDNIKRTKDGIWELKVRNLYNNEVERHTAKFVFIGGGGGSLHLLQKSGIPEGKGIGGFPVSGQFLVCNNPEVIEQHHAKVYGKAPVGAPPMSVPHLDTRYIDDKKSMLFGPFAGFSPKFLKHGSILDLLTSVKPSNVVTMLAAGVKEIPLTKYLIEQVMLSKEQRMDALRDFIPNAKSEDWDLVIAGQRVQVIKDTDEGGKGTLQLGTEVVSSADGSIAALLGASPGASTAVHVMIEVLKNGFPQRIEEWEPKLKEMIPSYGLSLMDNPELIKKIHASTAETLQLTDLKAEILKSETRMSVQA
- a CDS encoding DUF421 domain-containing protein; this encodes MIRNGKIDREQLKQNRMNINQLLSSLRQSETFSLREVAYAILETNGSISILKKNKYQKVTLEDLHLPPSPTYFCRTLITDGEVIEDNLNELGSNRDSLTQQIIAHGFTRTEDVLYADWLNDDGIYFVPYQSKEA